The Lolium perenne isolate Kyuss_39 chromosome 6, Kyuss_2.0, whole genome shotgun sequence genome segment TTATCAGGTCCGCCAAGCAAGGAAATATGATTATGTCACACATAGATATCTGAATATGGCATTGCATGGCGCTAACCATAAGTTGTTGATTGTCATGCAGGAACTATCTTCTGATAGAACTGAAAAGAGTACAGAAAAACTACTGGCAGATGAATGGGATAAACAAAACAACTCAGTCGACCATCCACTGGTAGTGCAGCAAGCTGAAGAACAAAACCAGTTGCATGATAATGTGGAAAGCCATGAAATGGTAAGCAACAATACCAGCAGTGGAACTGATTCAGACAGCAGCTCAGGGAGTGACTCAGATAGTGAAAACGGAAAATACTTTTATCCTAAAATTGAGCTATTGGAGACTGCAAAACAACCAGAGCCTGGAATGAAATTTCAAACCCTTGAAGATGCGTACGGATTCTATAGTACATATGCTCTCCTAAATGGGTTTGAGGCAAAGCGTGGTACAAATTATATGAGAAAGAAGTTTAACCTCGTATGCAACAGGAATGGTAAACCGAGGGCAACTGATGACCTGATCAGAAAGCGGAAGAGAAAATCTATACAGAAGACAAATTGCCAAGCAAAGGTGATAGTGAAGCTCATTAAGGGGGGCCAATGGGAGTTCATAACAGTTCGTAATGAGCACAACCATCCGCTATGTCCAAGCGCTTCCCTGACAAAATTCTTCTTGAGCCACAAACACATATCAGCTGAAGAAAAGTCATTTCTAAAAATTCTGCAACGAACTAGGATACCTCCCACTAAAGTGATGAAGATTTTTAAGAGAATGAGAGGCAGTTCTGGAAACATACCATTCAAGAAAACAGATCCAGTCAATTCACTTTGTGCGGAACAACATAGAAAGGAAATCTCAGATGTTGAAAGAACGTTAATGTACTTGAAGGAACTGGAGCTTCGGAATCCGGGTTTTTGCTACACGAAGCAAACAGATGGAGACAACATAGTTCGGAGTATTCTCTGGACTGATGGAAGATCGAGGATGGATTATGAGATTTTCGGAGATTTCTTATCGTTTGATACTACCTATACCACAGAATGGCATAATATGTCATTTGCTCCAATTATTGGAATAGATAACCACGGGAGAACCCTCTTGTTTGGATGCACCTTGTTACATGACGAGAATGCTGAAAGTTACAAATGGATGTTCCGAACACTGTTGCATGTGATGGGAGGAAAAATGCCAGGATCAATTATAACAAACCAGGATGAAGCTTTGGCAAAAGCAATTGCAGAAGTCATGCCACAAGTAAGGCACAGGATTTACAAATGGGATGTAATAGGGAAAGCACAGGAAAGGATAGCAGCCTTCATAGCAGAAAGAGGCAACCTAAAAGCAGAGTTGGATAGCTTGGTTGACAACTCACTGACAGAAACAGAATTCGAAGAAGGGTGGGGTGCACTCATCGAGAGATACCATGCAAGTGAAAACGAGTACCTACAACTCATGTGG includes the following:
- the LOC127307478 gene encoding protein FAR1-RELATED SEQUENCE 5 isoform X1, with amino-acid sequence MADMVTELDKAGAGKGENSTKSTETYIVPEDDGSSLPNFPSEKEPVGQQSMIEGRLKPAGNNYQELSSDRTEKSTEKLLADEWDKQNNSVDHPLVVQQAEEQNQLHDNVESHEMVSNNTSSGTDSDSSSGSDSDSENGKYFYPKIELLETAKQPEPGMKFQTLEDAYGFYSTYALLNGFEAKRGTNYMRKKFNLVCNRNGKPRATDDLIRKRKRKSIQKTNCQAKVIVKLIKGGQWEFITVRNEHNHPLCPSASLTKFFLSHKHISAEEKSFLKILQRTRIPPTKVMKIFKRMRGSSGNIPFKKTDPVNSLCAEQHRKEISDVERTLMYLKELELRNPGFCYTKQTDGDNIVRSILWTDGRSRMDYEIFGDFLSFDTTYTTEWHNMSFAPIIGIDNHGRTLLFGCTLLHDENAESYKWMFRTLLHVMGGKMPGSIITNQDEALAKAIAEVMPQVRHRIYKWDVIGKAQERIAAFIAERGNLKAELDSLVDNSLTETEFEEGWGALIERYHASENEYLQLMWQTRKKWVPVYFRQDFYPFVESHGHCEGMNLLFKDYVLPNDRIEKFIERYEEIQKKILRTADEDRLQTGTVPSCFSLQPIEKHAANIYTRPIFLKVQRELLHSTAFNVQEVQRGAVYRLDKVFNYENPEFDRNSFEVMVESGTKAFKCPCAKFTRDGILCCHIFRLFTQFGINEIPGQYIVPRWTYKFKEEKEKQYKEKCLVKTDNTARYATFMSKMADLGKKVCSDDTKYNAFVLELDRIQENFAMEEGENPENNVS
- the LOC127307478 gene encoding protein FAR1-RELATED SEQUENCE 5 isoform X2; the protein is MADMVTELDKAGAGKGENSTKSTETYIVPEDDGSSLPNFPSEKELSSDRTEKSTEKLLADEWDKQNNSVDHPLVVQQAEEQNQLHDNVESHEMVSNNTSSGTDSDSSSGSDSDSENGKYFYPKIELLETAKQPEPGMKFQTLEDAYGFYSTYALLNGFEAKRGTNYMRKKFNLVCNRNGKPRATDDLIRKRKRKSIQKTNCQAKVIVKLIKGGQWEFITVRNEHNHPLCPSASLTKFFLSHKHISAEEKSFLKILQRTRIPPTKVMKIFKRMRGSSGNIPFKKTDPVNSLCAEQHRKEISDVERTLMYLKELELRNPGFCYTKQTDGDNIVRSILWTDGRSRMDYEIFGDFLSFDTTYTTEWHNMSFAPIIGIDNHGRTLLFGCTLLHDENAESYKWMFRTLLHVMGGKMPGSIITNQDEALAKAIAEVMPQVRHRIYKWDVIGKAQERIAAFIAERGNLKAELDSLVDNSLTETEFEEGWGALIERYHASENEYLQLMWQTRKKWVPVYFRQDFYPFVESHGHCEGMNLLFKDYVLPNDRIEKFIERYEEIQKKILRTADEDRLQTGTVPSCFSLQPIEKHAANIYTRPIFLKVQRELLHSTAFNVQEVQRGAVYRLDKVFNYENPEFDRNSFEVMVESGTKAFKCPCAKFTRDGILCCHIFRLFTQFGINEIPGQYIVPRWTYKFKEEKEKQYKEKCLVKTDNTARYATFMSKMADLGKKVCSDDTKYNAFVLELDRIQENFAMEEGENPENNVS
- the LOC127307478 gene encoding protein FAR1-RELATED SEQUENCE 5 isoform X3 → MVSNNTSSGTDSDSSSGSDSDSENGKYFYPKIELLETAKQPEPGMKFQTLEDAYGFYSTYALLNGFEAKRGTNYMRKKFNLVCNRNGKPRATDDLIRKRKRKSIQKTNCQAKVIVKLIKGGQWEFITVRNEHNHPLCPSASLTKFFLSHKHISAEEKSFLKILQRTRIPPTKVMKIFKRMRGSSGNIPFKKTDPVNSLCAEQHRKEISDVERTLMYLKELELRNPGFCYTKQTDGDNIVRSILWTDGRSRMDYEIFGDFLSFDTTYTTEWHNMSFAPIIGIDNHGRTLLFGCTLLHDENAESYKWMFRTLLHVMGGKMPGSIITNQDEALAKAIAEVMPQVRHRIYKWDVIGKAQERIAAFIAERGNLKAELDSLVDNSLTETEFEEGWGALIERYHASENEYLQLMWQTRKKWVPVYFRQDFYPFVESHGHCEGMNLLFKDYVLPNDRIEKFIERYEEIQKKILRTADEDRLQTGTVPSCFSLQPIEKHAANIYTRPIFLKVQRELLHSTAFNVQEVQRGAVYRLDKVFNYENPEFDRNSFEVMVESGTKAFKCPCAKFTRDGILCCHIFRLFTQFGINEIPGQYIVPRWTYKFKEEKEKQYKEKCLVKTDNTARYATFMSKMADLGKKVCSDDTKYNAFVLELDRIQENFAMEEGENPENNVS